In a genomic window of Theropithecus gelada isolate Dixy chromosome 15, Tgel_1.0, whole genome shotgun sequence:
- the HEMGN gene encoding hemogen has protein sequence MDLGKHQSHLKHHQTLDPHQEENHSPEVIGTWSLRNRERLRKRKAEVQEKETSQWLFGEQKKRKQQRTGKGNQRGRKRQQNTQLKVEPQSQIEKEIVEKVLAPTEKKTEPLGSITKVFPSVASPQKVVPEEHFSEICEESIIHQENSSKYQEIAVQNHSSETCQHVAEPEDLSPKMYQEISVLQDNSSKICQDMVETEDNSPNACQVIAVIQDHPFKMYQDMAKREDLSPKMCQEAAVPKVLPCPTSEDTADLAGCSLQAYPKPDVPKGYILDTDQNPAEPEEYNETDQGKAEAEGFFPKTQEIAEPKDLSTKTHQESVEPKHLPHKTHKEIIVPKAPSHKTIQETPHSEDYSTEINQETPGSEKYSPETYQEIPGLEEYSPEIYQETPQLEEYSPEIYQETPGPEDLSTKTYKNKDVPKECFPEPYQETGGPQGQDPKAHQEDAKDVYTFPQETKEKPKEEPEIPAILNEIHPENDVYSYVLF, from the exons ATGGATTTGGGAAAGCACCAATCTCATTTGAAGCACCATCAGACACTTGATCCTCACCAAGAAGAGAACCATTCTCCAG AAGTCATTGGAACCTGGAGTTTGAGAAACAGAGAAcgacttagaaaaagaaaagctgaagtgCAAGAAAAGGAAACGTCACAATGGCTATTTGG agaacagaaaaaacGCAAGCAGCAgagaacaggaaaaggaaatcaaagaggcagaaagagacaACAAAATACACAATTGAAGGTGGAGCCTCAGTCACAGATAGAAAAGGAAATAGTGGAGAAAGTACTGGCACctacagagaaaaaaactgaGCCACTAGGGAGCATAACCAAAGTATTTCCTTCAGTAGCCTCCCCGCAAAAAGTTGTGCCTGAGGAACACTTTTCTGAAATATGTGAAGAAAGTATTATACATCAGGAGAATTCTTCCAAGTACCAAGAAATAGCAGTACAAAACCATTCTTCTGAAACATGCCAACATGTGGCTGAACCTGAAGACCTCTCTCCTAAAATGTACCAAGAAATATCTGTActtcaagacaattcttccaaaaTATGCCAAGACATGGTGGAAACTGAAGACAACTCTCCTAATGCATGCCAAGTAATAGCTGTAATTCAAGACCATCCTTTCAAAATGTACCAAGATATGGCTAAACGAGAAGATCTGTCTCCTAAAATGTGCCAAGAAGCTGCTGTACCCAAAGTCCTCCCTTGTCCAACATCTGAAGACACAGCTGATCTGGCAGGATGCTCCCTTCAAGCGTACCCCAAACCAGATGTGCCTAAAGGCTATATTCTTGACACAGACCAAAACCCAGCAGAACCAGAGGAATACAATGAAACAGATCAAGgaaaagctgaggcagaaggcttTTTTCCTAAAACACAAGAAATAGCCGAGCCTAAAGACCTTTCCACAAAAACACAccaagaatcagttgaacctaaACACCTTCCTCATAAAACACATAAAGAAATTATTGTGCCTAAAGCTCCCTCTCATAAAACAATCCAAGAAACACCTCATTCTGAAGACTATTCAACTGAAATAAACCAAGAAACACCTGGGTCTGAAAAGTATTCACCTGAAACGTATCAAGAAATACCTGGGCTTGAAGAATATTCACCTGAAATATACCAAGAAACACCCCAGCTTGAAGAATATTCACCTGAAATATACCAAGAAACCCCGGGGCCTGAAGACCTCTCCACTAAGACCTATAAAAATAAGGATGTGCCTAAAGAATGCTTTCCAGAACCATACCAAGAAACAGGTGGGCCCCAAGGCCAGGATCCTAAAGCACACCAGGAAGATGCTAAAGATGTTTATACTTTTCCTCAAG aaacaaaagaaaaacccaaagaaGAGCCAGAAATACCAGCAATTCTGAACGAGATTCATCCAGAAAATGATGTCTatagttatgttttgttttaa